Proteins encoded together in one Marinobacter sp. Arc7-DN-1 window:
- a CDS encoding sigma-54-dependent transcriptional regulator has product MPRILIVEDEDIIRSAVRKLLQHAGYEVADASSVEEAEQNHEPDQFDLIISDLRLPGAAGTELINRAPNTPVLIMTSYASLRSAVDSMKMGAVEYIAKPFDHDEMLAAVENILARKPSGQNTGGEPAATAEIPESSDPANIMFGDCDPMQRVFTLIRKVAPTETTVLIQGQSGTGKELAARALHLMSPRATKPLISVNCAAIPESLIESELFGHEKGAFTGAVSARTGLIEAADGGSLFLDEIGELPAEAQARLLRVLQESEIRKVGSTQSRKVNVRMIAATHRNLKAMTRTGEFREDLYYRLNVMQIRIPPLRERQSDILGLARRFLKRQGEKMGKPNLNLSPEAMRALERHRWPGNVRELENAIERATILCDGDVITPALLDLDSEGGDEYIPETLVEGNNEQTRTREADSANDLSLEDYFQHFVLENQDRMSETELAQKLGISRKSLWERRQRLGIPRKKPSGN; this is encoded by the coding sequence ATGCCTCGAATTCTGATCGTGGAAGACGAAGACATTATTCGCTCAGCAGTACGCAAGCTGCTGCAGCATGCCGGCTATGAAGTCGCCGATGCCTCATCTGTCGAAGAAGCCGAGCAGAACCACGAACCGGACCAGTTTGACCTGATCATCTCCGATCTTCGCCTGCCCGGTGCTGCCGGCACCGAGCTGATCAACCGGGCGCCGAACACCCCGGTGCTGATCATGACCAGCTACGCCAGCCTTCGCTCGGCCGTGGATTCCATGAAAATGGGCGCCGTTGAATACATCGCCAAACCGTTCGACCACGACGAAATGCTGGCTGCCGTAGAGAACATTCTGGCTCGAAAACCGTCTGGCCAGAACACTGGCGGTGAACCCGCCGCCACCGCCGAAATACCCGAAAGCAGCGACCCCGCCAACATCATGTTCGGCGATTGCGACCCCATGCAGCGCGTGTTTACCCTGATCCGCAAGGTTGCGCCCACAGAAACCACCGTGCTGATTCAGGGGCAATCCGGTACCGGCAAGGAGCTGGCCGCCCGCGCCCTTCACCTGATGAGCCCGCGCGCCACCAAGCCGTTAATTTCGGTGAATTGTGCGGCGATTCCGGAAAGCCTGATTGAATCGGAACTGTTCGGCCATGAGAAGGGTGCCTTTACCGGTGCGGTTTCAGCGAGGACGGGCCTGATCGAAGCGGCCGATGGCGGCAGCCTGTTCCTGGATGAAATCGGTGAATTACCCGCAGAAGCCCAGGCCCGTCTGCTACGGGTGCTGCAGGAGAGCGAGATCCGCAAGGTTGGCTCCACTCAGAGCCGAAAGGTAAACGTGCGGATGATTGCGGCTACCCACCGGAACCTGAAAGCCATGACACGCACGGGCGAGTTCCGGGAAGACCTTTATTACCGGCTGAATGTCATGCAGATCCGGATTCCGCCGTTACGGGAACGTCAGAGCGACATTCTCGGCCTGGCCCGCCGCTTCCTGAAGCGCCAGGGTGAGAAAATGGGCAAACCCAACCTCAATCTCAGCCCTGAGGCCATGCGGGCTCTCGAACGCCACCGCTGGCCAGGTAACGTGCGGGAACTGGAAAATGCCATTGAGCGGGCCACCATCCTCTGTGATGGCGATGTTATTACTCCGGCACTACTGGACCTCGACAGTGAAGGTGGCGACGAGTACATCCCGGAAACGCTGGTGGAAGGCAACAATGAGCAAACCCGGACCCGGGAAGCAGATTCAGCCAACGACCTTTCCCTGGAAGACTACTTCCAGC